A section of the Pygocentrus nattereri isolate fPygNat1 chromosome 18, fPygNat1.pri, whole genome shotgun sequence genome encodes:
- the klhl35 gene encoding kelch-like protein 35 — protein MGLGSESDSWSDSSSEDSFCSGSCHAEHILQVLNAFRQSATFTDVVLLVEGREFPCHRATLCASSRYFRSMFTGQMRESRQAVVPLKEVSAAAMEHLLDFIYEGRVRLQEESVDRVYRAADLLDVPALSRACVDFLEQRVCPSNCLGLIDFAQLYSIEPLLERCQGVLYQDFEMVSKQEEFLELPLERVLKLLDSEKLQVQEEVLVEVALRWVYHRQNQRAAALKTLLERLQLPLLDPVFFTDRLETDELVRECRECWPLLQEARQYHMYGREVSSERTKPRRRSGWAEMIVVIGGCDRSGISRLSFAEKLDPISKKWLPSATLPGYSKCEFAVCELQNDIYLSGGQLNSSDVWRFMSPLNQWVRVGGLLKGRWRHKMVSLRGKLYAVGGYNGHQRLNSVECFSMFENAWKAVAPLLLAVSSAAVVSCAGKLYVIGGAVSEECNTDKVQCYDPMKDQWTYVLSCPFSQRCINAVSLNGSIYVAGGLLDVIYCYTPLKNTWDKVAYLPMKVESCGVTVCNEKVYVVGGRDEFAAAVDHMWAFDPASCRVTEETPMTRNLSNHGCATITQHLEPK, from the exons ATGGGTTTGGGGAGCGAGAGCGACTCGTGGTCGGACAGCAGTTCGGAAGACAGCTTCTGCTCGGGCTCATGCCACGCTGAACACATCCTGCAGGTGCTGAACGCCTTCAGGCAGAGTGCCACCTTCACGGACGTGGTGCTGCTGGTGGAGGGCCGAGAGTTCCCCTGCCACCGGGCCACTCTGTGTGCCAGCAGTCGCTACTTCCGCAGCATGTTCACAGGGCAAATGCGCGAGAGCCGGCAGGCCGTGGTGCCTCTGAAAGAGGTGTCGGCTGCTGCCATGGAGCATTTGCTGGACTTCATCTACGAGGGCCGGGTAAGGCTGCAGGAGGAAAGTGTGGATAGGGTCTACCGTGCTGCCGACTTGCTGGATGTTCCTGCGCTGTCCCGGGCCTGCGTGGACTTCCTGGAGCAGCGAGTGTGCCCCTCTAACTGCCTGGGCCTTATAGACTTTGCCCAGCTCTACTCAATAGAGCCATTGCTGGAGCGCTGCCAGGGCGTCCTGTACCAGGACTTCGAAATGGTCTCCAAGCAGGAGGAGTTCCTAGAGTTGCCTTTGGAAAGGGTACTCAAGCTGCTGGACTCCGAGAAGCTGCAGGTGCAAGAGGAGGTGCTGGTTGAGGTGGCGCTGCGCTGGGTCTACCACCGGCaaaaccagagggcagcagcaCTCAAGACGCTGCTGGAGAGGCTCCAGCTGCCCCTTCTGGACCCTGTGTTCTTCACGGACAGGCTGGAGACAGATGAGCTAGTGCGGGAGTGTCGCGAGTGCTGGCCCCTGCTGCAGGAGGCCAGACAATACCACATGTATGGCAGGGAGGTCAGCTCTGAGAGAACCAAACCCAGGAG gcgGTCGGGCTGGGCTGAGATGATCGTAGTGATCGGAGGTTGTGACAGAAGCGGAATTTCTAGACTCTCTTTCGCCGAGAAGCTTGATCCGATCTCAAAGAAGTGGCTCCCCTCGGCCACTCTCCCGGGATACTCCAAATGTGAATTTGCTGTTTGTGAACTCCAGAACGACATTTATTTGTCAG GTGGGCAGCTGAACAGCTCGGACGTGTGGCGCTTCATGTCTCCGTTGAACCAGTGGGTGCGTGTGGGCGGCCTGCTGAAAGGCAGATGGCGACACAAGATGGTCTCTCTGCGTGGAAAG CTGTACGCTGTGGGAGGTTACAACGGGCATCAGAGGCTGAACAGTGTGGAGTGCTTCAGCATGTTTGAGAATGCCTGGAAAGCTGTGGCTCCTCTGTTGCTGGCGGTCAGCTCTGCCGCTGTGGTCAGCTGTGCCGGAAAGCTTTACGTTATTGGAGGGGCCGTGAGCGAAGAATGCAACACTGACAAG GTGCAGTGCTATGACCCCATGAAGGATCAGTGGACGTACGTGTTGTCCTGTCCGTTCTCTCAGAGATGCATAAATGCGGTGTCCCTCAATGGCTCCATCTACGTGGCCGGAGGTCTGCTGGATGTGATCTACTGTTACACTCCCCTAAAAAACACCTGGGACAAAGTGGCATACCTGCCCATGAAAGTG GAAAGCTGTGGGGTGACGGTGTGCAATGAAAAGGTGTATGTGGTGGGAGGCCGAGATGAGTTTGCGGCTGCCGTTGACCACATGTGGGCGTTCGACCCAGCGAGCTGCCGGGTGACCGAGGAGACGCCGATGACACGCAACTTGAGCAATCACGGCTGTGCCACCATCACACAGCACCTAGAACCCAAGTAA
- the lrrc32 gene encoding transforming growth factor beta activator LRRC32, with translation MGAGLWFLFFAVNGVGAFVHPSQLSSCRVLQKDAYCSDLNLTTIPPLLPPGIHMLDLSRNFLQNLTEDILSTYPTIHQLNFHSNRIQSIQPGLFRNMTHLQVLDLSRNQLHLYAALKNNVGPLTSVQKLDLSGNGFYTDMSDYFLRDAPALRNLSLKGNSITKIGKETFSGCLGLRNIDLHNNVILEIEEGTFDSLQHLTELDLSMNSISCINDFNLFQLKSLNLSKNSMTSFQTTHSDQEFELLYLDLRENKIHYFPILPTKNKIIYLDLSRNQLRSVNCTGAAEELQYLKDRHELIHAPQCSRSHHQELYRLCYLDLSYNQFKTVPSDFFNSLVALETLNISNNCLSSFMVDTKGPLYALKTLDLSFNNLQNLTFPEGTLQKLRTLYLQGNYLSTLDFSHLPSITNLHLQLNELRVCGSQDRPSGCVSFSSMPKLQYLYLSENNLISVPAHAFQGTPLLILDLSLNPGVEISEQALSGLESSLKYLSLRGDQLQTLKTDLSLLRSLRMVDLSSNRLTSLSLSRDSAIEILRLQNNSLETLEDHTLMALEGKLRTLQVSMNPLSCCANTRLIGWVQQASVDIPDILMATCHYRKDAEYVKINLRNVKTEHCETLNSKVFVISLIAVLVLGLVVVLLVAIKLCHSRGHRFSHSYKA, from the exons ATGGGGGCCGGCCTGTGGTTCCTCTTCTTCGCTGTGAATGGAGTCGGAGCCTTTGTACACCCGTCGCAGCTCTCGTCCTGCCGAGTG CTCCAGAAGGATGCATATTGCAGTGATCTGAACCTGACGACTATCCCACCCCTGCTGCCACCTGGCATCCACATGCTCGACCTGTCGCGCAACTTCCTCCAGAACCTCACCGAGGACATCCTGTCTACCTATCCCACCATCCACCAACTCAACTTCCACTCCAACAGGATCCAAAGCATTCAGCCGGGCCTCTTTAGAAACATGACCCACCTTCAGGTTCTTGATCTCTCCAGAAACCAGCTGCACCTTTATGCGGCACTGAAAAATAATGTGGGGCCACTCACCTCAGTCCAGAAACTGGACCTGTCTGGAAATGGCTTTTACACGGACATGAGCGACTACTTTCTGAGAGATGCTCCTGCCCTCAGGAACCTCTCTTTAAAGGGAAACAGCATAACCAAAATAGGCAAAGAAACATTCAGTGGGTGCCTGGGCTTAAGAAACATAGACTTACATAACAATGTCATTCTAGAGATTGAGGAGGGTACGTTTGACTCTCTGCAGCACCTCACCGAGCTTGATTTGTCAATGAACTCGATTTCATGCATTAATGACTTTAATCTCTTTCAGCTGAAATCATTAAACCTAAGCAAGAACAGCATGACCTCCTTCCAGACCACTCACTCAGACCAGGAGTTCGAGCTGCTGTACCTGGACCTCAGGGAGAACAAGATCCACTACTTCCCCATTCTCCCAACCAAGAACAAGATCATCTACCTGGACCTCTCTCGTAACCAGCTGCGCAGCGTGAACTGCACTGGTGCAGCTGAGGAACTACAGTACCTGAAAGACAGACATGAGTTGATACATGCCCCCCAATGCAGCAGGAGTCACCACCAGGAACTATACAGGCTCTGCTACTTGGACCTGAGCTATAACCAGTTTAAGACTGTGCCTTCTGACTTTTTCAACAGCCTGGTGGCTCTAGAGACCCTAAACATCAGCAATAACTGTCTGAGTAGCTTCATGGTGGATACAAAGGGCCCGCTGTATGCACTGAAGACCCTCGATCTGAGTTTCAACAATTTGCAGAACTTGACATTTCCTGAAGGCACCTTGCAGAAACTGAGGACTCTTTATCTTCAGGGCAACTATCTCAGCACCTTGGACTTTTCCCACCTACCCAGCATTACAAACCTGCATCTTCAGCTTAATGAGCTGCGTGTCTGTGGTTCACAGGACCGACCCAGTGGCTGTGTCTCTTTTTCCTCGATGCCCAAACTGCAATACCTCTACCTCTCTGAGAACAACCTGATTTCTGTACCTGCGCATGCCTTCCAGGGTACCCCATTGCTCATCCTGGACCTGTCACTGAACCCTGGTGTGGAGATCAGTGAACAAGCTCTTTCAGGCTTGGAGAGCTCCCTGAAATACCTCTCTTTGAGAGGGGACCAACTCCAGACACTTAAAACTGACCTCTCTCTTCTACGAAGCCTGAGAATGGTGGATTTGTCCAGCAACCGACTGACCAGCCTGTCGCTGAGCAGAGACTCTGCCATAGAAATTCTGCGTCTGCAGAACAACAGCTTGGAAACGCTGGAGGATCACACACTCATGGCTCTAGAGGGAAAGCTGAGAACTCTCCAGGTCAGCATGAATCCGCTCAGCTGCTGTGCAAACACACGTCTGATCGGTTGGGTGCAGCAGGCTAGTGTGGACATTCCAGACATCCTGATGGCTACCTGCCATTACAGAAAGGATGCTGAATATGTGAAGATCAACCTCAGAAATGTGAAAACTGAGCACTGCGAAACTTTGAACAGCAAAGTGTTTGTGATTAGCTTGATTGCAGTGCTAGTTTTGGGACTGGTGGTGGTTTTGCTAGTGGCCATAAAGTTGTGCCACTCAAGAGGTCACAGATTCAGCCACAGCTACAAGGCCTGA